Proteins co-encoded in one Polaromonas vacuolata genomic window:
- a CDS encoding enoyl-CoA hydratase, translated as MNNLNPKEPVLLHSQTRHGLHTLILNSPSSFNSLSEEMLSALQVALDSVAKDDAARVVVIAAAGKAFCAGHNLKQMLAKPELAYYQQLFAQCTRMMLTIQNLSVPVIAKVQGLATAAGCQLVAQCDLAVAAEGASFGVNGIDVGLFCATPSVPLVRNLPAKQAMEMLLTGGFISAEQAKAGGLVNRVVPLSLLDSETDKLVEAILAKPRAAIAMGKALFYRQRETGIEAAYQLAGQSMACNMMHPAAQEGVQAFVQKRTPQWPV; from the coding sequence ATGAACAACTTGAACCCCAAAGAGCCGGTGCTACTGCACAGCCAAACCCGGCATGGTCTGCACACCTTGATACTTAACAGTCCTAGTAGTTTTAATTCGCTGAGCGAAGAAATGCTGAGCGCTTTGCAAGTCGCGTTAGACAGCGTTGCCAAAGATGACGCTGCGCGAGTAGTGGTGATCGCGGCGGCAGGCAAGGCGTTTTGCGCCGGCCACAACCTCAAGCAAATGCTGGCTAAACCCGAGTTAGCCTATTACCAACAGCTTTTTGCCCAATGCACACGCATGATGCTGACGATACAAAACCTGTCTGTACCCGTCATCGCCAAGGTTCAGGGGCTGGCAACTGCCGCAGGTTGTCAGTTGGTCGCGCAGTGCGATCTAGCCGTAGCCGCTGAGGGCGCAAGCTTTGGCGTGAACGGTATTGATGTGGGTCTTTTTTGCGCCACGCCTAGCGTGCCATTGGTACGCAACCTGCCGGCTAAGCAAGCCATGGAGATGTTGTTGACCGGTGGCTTTATCAGCGCCGAGCAGGCCAAGGCGGGCGGTTTGGTCAACCGGGTTGTGCCCTTGTCTTTGTTGGACAGTGAAACCGACAAACTGGTAGAGGCCATTCTCGCCAAGCCACGCGCAGCCATTGCGATGGGTAAAGCCCTGTTTTACCGACAGCGCGAAACCGGTATTGAGGCAGCTTATCAGCTCGCCGGCCAGTCCATGGCTTGCAACATGATGCATCCCGCAGCGCAAGAAGGCGTGCAAGCTTTTGTGCAAAAAAGGACACCGCAATGGCCGGTTTAA
- a CDS encoding transglutaminaseTgpA domain-containing protein encodes MLSLATPKVFRVINALPRNSRDTLFLLLVIAWLVIPQAAHLPLWCTLLALAVLIWRGILAWTARPLPSRWWLLALMAVTLGSTLISYNTLLGRDAGVTLLVVLLTLKTLELRARRDAFVVSFLGFFCLLSNSFYSQTIFSAITMLIGLLGLLTALVNAHMPVGRPPLLAAARSAGFMTLMGMPIMVLLFLLFPRMSPLWGLPNDAMTGRSGLSASMMVGNIASLALDESIAMRIHFENGRIPPRQNLYFRGPVMTHFDGRRWQASHLEFESRFSETSNLKVFGAPINYEVTLEPNNQPWLLLMDAAIEPPQLSGIKARMQSDLQWQLNRPITDLVRYKAQSYARFQHGPTTFTPGLRPALNLPPGFNPRTLALAKQIRSDPRFRAAGNAELVDLVMDKLRTGGYSYSLEPGVYGTNSADEFWFDRKLGFCEHIASAFVLLMRALDVPARIVTGYQGGEQNSVDDYWVVRQSDAHAWAEVWLEGNGWARVDPTSAVAPGRTGAFQRLIAPRGVVAQTLSNLSPDLQRQLRAGWDALNNGWNQWVLNYTQSKQLDILKNLGFKSPSWEDLGYLLMAIVLLVSALAAGWAQRYRGAQDSWLHLLRKAQQRLRKAGIYDSRNQRASPRQLAETLKSQRDIKEASIKAIYDWLIKLESQRYASASSTTTKLQKKREIRQLNQQFKQLQWPTKKSQSDRKPN; translated from the coding sequence ATGCTGAGCCTAGCAACGCCTAAAGTCTTTAGGGTAATCAACGCCCTGCCAAGAAACAGCCGCGACACCTTGTTTTTGCTATTAGTGATCGCCTGGCTGGTAATACCGCAAGCCGCACATCTGCCACTTTGGTGTACCTTGCTGGCGCTTGCCGTGCTGATCTGGCGCGGCATTCTTGCTTGGACCGCAAGACCACTGCCCAGTCGTTGGTGGTTGCTAGCACTGATGGCAGTGACATTGGGGTCAACCTTAATTAGTTACAACACTCTCCTCGGGCGTGATGCTGGCGTGACACTGCTGGTGGTGTTGCTAACACTCAAAACACTGGAGTTACGAGCACGCCGCGATGCTTTTGTAGTCTCATTTCTTGGTTTTTTCTGTTTATTGAGCAACTCTTTTTATTCACAGACAATTTTTAGCGCCATCACTATGCTGATAGGCCTACTGGGTCTTCTCACCGCGCTGGTTAATGCGCACATGCCGGTGGGACGTCCACCCCTGTTAGCGGCAGCGCGCAGCGCCGGCTTTATGACTTTGATGGGTATGCCCATCATGGTCTTGCTGTTTTTACTGTTTCCTCGAATGTCACCCCTGTGGGGACTACCCAACGACGCCATGACCGGACGCAGCGGCTTGAGCGCCAGCATGATGGTGGGCAATATCGCCAGCCTAGCGTTGGACGAGAGCATAGCCATGCGCATCCACTTTGAAAATGGCCGCATACCGCCGCGACAAAACTTGTATTTTCGCGGGCCGGTGATGACTCACTTTGATGGCCGAAGATGGCAAGCCTCACATTTAGAGTTTGAATCTCGCTTTAGCGAGACCTCAAACCTCAAGGTGTTTGGCGCTCCGATTAACTATGAAGTCACTTTAGAGCCCAACAATCAGCCTTGGTTGCTACTGATGGACGCGGCGATTGAGCCGCCGCAGTTAAGCGGCATCAAAGCGCGCATGCAAAGCGACCTGCAGTGGCAGCTTAACCGCCCAATTACCGACTTGGTGCGCTACAAAGCGCAAAGCTATGCGCGTTTTCAACACGGGCCGACCACCTTTACACCCGGCCTACGGCCAGCGCTAAATCTGCCGCCTGGCTTTAATCCACGCACGCTAGCGCTAGCCAAACAAATACGCAGCGATCCACGCTTTCGTGCGGCAGGCAACGCTGAGCTCGTTGACCTAGTGATGGATAAATTACGCACCGGTGGCTACAGCTACAGCTTAGAGCCCGGTGTTTACGGTACCAACAGCGCCGACGAATTCTGGTTTGACCGCAAGCTGGGGTTTTGCGAGCACATTGCTTCAGCCTTTGTACTGCTTATGCGTGCGCTGGATGTACCGGCACGCATAGTTACCGGCTACCAAGGCGGCGAGCAAAACAGCGTGGACGACTATTGGGTAGTGCGCCAAAGCGATGCCCATGCATGGGCCGAAGTCTGGCTTGAGGGCAATGGTTGGGCTCGAGTAGACCCAACCTCGGCAGTCGCACCGGGCCGCACCGGCGCATTCCAGAGACTGATTGCGCCACGCGGCGTGGTGGCACAAACACTGAGCAATTTAAGCCCAGACCTGCAGCGGCAATTGCGCGCCGGCTGGGACGCCTTAAATAACGGTTGGAATCAATGGGTGTTGAATTACACCCAGAGCAAGCAGTTAGACATCTTAAAAAATTTAGGTTTTAAATCACCAAGTTGGGAAGACCTCGGTTACCTGTTGATGGCGATTGTGCTGCTAGTTAGCGCACTAGCTGCTGGCTGGGCGCAGCGATACCGCGGTGCTCAAGATAGCTGGCTACATCTGCTAAGAAAAGCGCAACAACGCTTACGCAAAGCCGGCATTTACGACAGCCGCAACCAAAGAGCAAGCCCACGTCAATTAGCTGAAACTTTAAAATCTCAGCGCGACATAAAAGAAGCCAGCATCAAAGCGATTTACGACTGGCTGATAAAGCTAGAAAGTCAGCGCTACGCCAGCGCCAGCAGCACAACAACCAAATTACAAAAAAAACGCGAGATAAGACAACTTAACCAGCAATTTAAACAACTGCAATGGCCAACAAAAAAATCTCAATCCGACCGCAAACCAAACTAA
- a CDS encoding AAA family ATPase: protein MNVKEKLQALISQLNTVIVGKPAQVQDCVACLLAGGHLLIEDVPGVGKTTLAHALSRAFGLDFSRVQFTADLMPSDLSGVSVYERQKESFVFHPGPIFAQVLLADEINRASPRTQSALLEAMEEKQVTVEGETRILPIPFFVIATQNPHDQIGTYALPESQLDRFHMRISLGYPDRAAERELLRGQDRREMLAQLQPMLSPSELINLQQQVSQVHAAEPLLNYVQDLLEASRSGRWFVQGLSPRAGIAVLRAAKAHAFLSGRDYVAPDDICDILPQTTAHRLQPVSLAGRGSLEQVSAMLNAVPLP from the coding sequence ATGAACGTCAAAGAAAAACTTCAGGCGCTAATAAGTCAACTCAACACGGTGATTGTTGGAAAACCGGCTCAGGTTCAGGACTGCGTCGCCTGCCTCCTCGCCGGTGGACATTTGTTAATTGAAGACGTTCCAGGCGTTGGAAAAACCACGCTAGCACATGCATTGTCGCGCGCATTTGGCTTGGACTTTTCGCGCGTGCAGTTTACGGCAGACCTCATGCCCAGCGACTTATCGGGTGTATCGGTTTATGAAAGGCAAAAAGAAAGCTTCGTGTTTCATCCCGGACCCATTTTTGCCCAAGTATTGCTGGCCGACGAGATCAATCGCGCCAGCCCCCGCACTCAAAGCGCACTGTTAGAAGCGATGGAGGAAAAACAGGTCACAGTCGAAGGCGAGACGCGCATTTTGCCAATACCTTTTTTTGTGATCGCCACCCAAAACCCGCATGACCAGATAGGCACTTACGCGCTACCCGAGTCACAGCTTGACCGTTTTCACATGCGCATCTCATTGGGTTATCCGGATCGTGCGGCAGAGCGAGAACTACTCAGAGGCCAAGACCGGCGAGAAATGCTGGCCCAGCTCCAGCCCATGCTAAGCCCCAGTGAATTAATCAACTTACAGCAACAAGTTAGCCAAGTGCATGCAGCCGAGCCGCTGCTCAACTACGTGCAGGACTTGTTGGAAGCGAGTCGATCCGGCCGCTGGTTTGTCCAAGGCCTGAGTCCACGCGCCGGCATTGCGGTGCTGCGCGCAGCCAAGGCACATGCATTTTTAAGCGGCCGCGACTATGTCGCACCCGACGACATTTGCGACATACTGCCGCAAACCACGGCCCACCGCTTGCAGCCGGTGAGTCTGGCAGGACGCGGCTCGCTTGAACAGGTGAGCGCAATGCTCAACGCTGTACCACTGCCTTGA
- a CDS encoding histone deacetylase family protein, with protein MNATGYFTHKDCHLHEMGPGHPECPERLCAIEDRLLASGVRDVLAIRDAALATSADVLLAHDASLIASLNGMSARLSEEILAGGPSHAQIDPDTQLNVHTLNAALRASGAVIAATDAVMAGEIENAFCAVRPPGHHACRDMAMGFCFFNNIAIGARHALERHGLKRVAIVDFDVHHGNGTENILQGDERVLMVSFFQHPFFPYSGTEDPAPNMLNLPVPAYTRGMDVRDLVETYWIPRLEEFKPEMIFISAGFDAHRDDDLGQMGLVEQDFAWITQRVKDVARRHAKGRIVSSLEGGYDLPSLARSVEAHIRVLADLY; from the coding sequence ATGAACGCAACTGGTTATTTCACACACAAAGATTGCCACTTGCACGAGATGGGCCCTGGCCACCCGGAGTGTCCAGAGCGGCTCTGCGCGATAGAGGATCGTTTGCTAGCCAGCGGAGTCCGCGATGTGCTGGCTATCCGCGATGCCGCGTTGGCCACCTCGGCTGATGTGTTGCTTGCGCACGATGCGTCCTTGATTGCCTCTTTGAACGGCATGAGTGCGCGTTTATCTGAAGAGATTTTGGCCGGTGGCCCGAGTCATGCGCAGATAGACCCGGATACGCAACTCAATGTTCACACCTTGAATGCTGCGCTACGTGCCTCGGGCGCAGTCATTGCCGCCACCGACGCAGTGATGGCTGGCGAGATCGAAAACGCTTTCTGCGCTGTCCGGCCACCCGGCCACCACGCTTGCCGTGACATGGCCATGGGTTTTTGCTTTTTCAACAATATTGCCATAGGTGCGCGGCATGCTTTAGAACGCCACGGCCTTAAACGGGTGGCGATTGTTGACTTTGATGTGCACCACGGCAACGGCACGGAAAATATTCTCCAAGGTGATGAGCGGGTGTTAATGGTGAGTTTTTTTCAACACCCATTTTTCCCCTACAGTGGCACTGAGGACCCGGCGCCCAACATGCTCAACCTACCGGTGCCGGCGTATACCCGGGGCATGGATGTGCGTGATTTGGTTGAGACATACTGGATTCCGCGCTTAGAGGAATTCAAACCCGAGATGATTTTTATCAGCGCTGGCTTTGATGCCCATAGAGACGATGATTTGGGTCAAATGGGTTTGGTTGAGCAAGACTTTGCCTGGATTACTCAGCGCGTCAAAGATGTGGCGCGGCGTCATGCCAAGGGCAGGATTGTGTCTTCACTAGAAGGCGGTTATGACTTGCCATCGCTGGCGCGAAGTGTAGAGGCGCATATTCGCGTTCTTGCCGATCTTTACTGA
- a CDS encoding LysR substrate-binding domain-containing protein: protein MELRQLRYLVRVIELGSMGKAALDLGVVTSTLSQQISRLESELSTRLLQRTSAGVLPTDAGLAFYQQAQLALRHADDAVRSAQQARLSGHVSLGLAPTTAAVLAMPFLTAMHSRYPDIRLRLVESLSGNLADQLNSRQLDLAIIFDTESAKRWSITPLLDERLFVIAANSLPGLPKQGVKRVRIAHLAHLGLVLPSGSHGLRAIINRAFAQSGLVPQVVLEVDGLAVLMSAVQSGIAATIQPGPAIARMPAGSLRLLEISDASVYRRNLLVSLSDSELSPAGLAARVVLREVALQLTSSGQWHGATLHESLTPVVA, encoded by the coding sequence ATGGAATTAAGACAACTGCGCTACCTAGTGCGCGTGATTGAGCTGGGCAGCATGGGTAAGGCAGCGCTGGATTTGGGCGTTGTCACTTCCACCTTGAGTCAGCAAATTAGCCGCTTAGAGAGCGAGCTTTCTACTCGACTTTTACAACGCACCTCAGCCGGCGTATTGCCAACAGACGCTGGTCTGGCTTTCTACCAACAAGCACAACTCGCACTACGCCATGCCGATGATGCAGTGCGATCTGCCCAACAGGCGCGGCTATCTGGTCATGTCAGTTTGGGCTTGGCACCCACGACTGCCGCAGTTTTGGCGATGCCTTTTTTAACCGCCATGCACAGTCGCTATCCCGACATACGTTTGCGATTAGTGGAAAGCCTATCGGGAAACCTCGCCGATCAACTCAATTCACGCCAACTCGATCTAGCAATAATTTTTGACACCGAGTCAGCCAAGCGCTGGAGCATCACGCCGCTGCTAGACGAGCGCTTATTTGTGATCGCCGCCAACAGCTTGCCGGGTCTGCCCAAACAGGGCGTGAAACGCGTGCGCATCGCACATCTGGCACACCTTGGCTTGGTGCTGCCCAGCGGCTCACACGGACTGCGTGCCATCATTAACCGCGCGTTTGCACAATCAGGCTTGGTGCCGCAAGTAGTGCTTGAAGTCGATGGGCTAGCGGTTTTAATGTCGGCGGTTCAGTCCGGCATTGCCGCGACGATTCAACCGGGCCCTGCCATCGCGCGCATGCCTGCAGGCAGCCTGCGCTTACTGGAAATCTCGGATGCCAGCGTTTATCGCCGCAACCTACTCGTCAGTTTGTCTGACAGTGAACTCTCTCCCGCCGGATTAGCCGCGCGCGTAGTGCTGCGCGAAGTTGCATTACAACTGACAAGCTCCGGCCAATGGCACGGCGCGACTCTTCACGAATCGTTAACACCTGTTGTCGCTTGA
- a CDS encoding mechanosensitive ion channel family protein — protein MAGLKDWSFSSLLASSNGPKKIDSLDDWFTALLQPTALTEVAVLLACICVSWLVIRLARRAASKRDEYSILFGRRTVDGVLFPLLLFVLAQISRTLLVQVMPVAVFKVAVPVLLSLLVIRIIVKVLQAAFKNAPLVRSLERTFSWLAWLFMVVWVSGLLPVVLEELDSIKWKIGSSTVSVRNMLEGAVTASIVIIIALWISAAIESRLLRSVKGGELSLRKALSNASRAILLFVGLMVALSAVGIDLSALSVVAGAVGVGVGFGLQKIAASYVSGFVMLAERSVRIGDSVKVDGFEGVITDIKARYTVVRSLMGRESIVPNEIFISNRIENFSLTDLQVVLFTTITVSYTSDPDLVMTLLKDAAVAQKRVLKEPPPSVNLVHFAADGLEFVLYYSINDPENGQQNVSSLVNLHVLRSLREHGIEIPYPQRVVHLAPGTLNGAGMASPTAPADGGSGPAITGTTTLLTDVATGKDAAAGDKTDAAVKPEPYR, from the coding sequence ATGGCCGGTTTAAAAGACTGGAGCTTTAGCTCTTTGCTGGCTAGCTCAAACGGGCCGAAAAAAATCGACTCCTTGGACGATTGGTTTACCGCTTTACTCCAACCCACGGCCTTGACCGAGGTTGCCGTGTTACTGGCCTGTATCTGTGTTTCTTGGCTAGTGATTCGGCTGGCTAGGCGGGCAGCGAGTAAACGCGACGAGTACTCTATTCTTTTTGGCCGACGTACCGTAGACGGTGTGTTGTTTCCGCTGCTGTTGTTCGTGTTGGCCCAGATATCACGCACCTTGCTCGTACAGGTCATGCCGGTAGCGGTGTTTAAGGTTGCCGTTCCGGTGCTGCTTTCCTTGCTGGTCATACGTATCATCGTTAAGGTGTTGCAGGCAGCCTTTAAAAATGCGCCACTAGTGCGTTCTCTAGAGCGTACTTTTTCTTGGCTTGCATGGCTATTCATGGTGGTTTGGGTCAGCGGCTTGCTGCCGGTGGTGTTAGAGGAGTTAGACAGCATCAAGTGGAAGATCGGCAGCTCGACTGTGTCGGTGCGCAATATGCTCGAGGGCGCTGTGACCGCCAGCATAGTCATCATCATCGCGCTGTGGATTTCTGCTGCGATAGAGTCGCGCCTGTTGCGTTCGGTCAAGGGTGGCGAGCTCTCGCTGCGCAAAGCACTGAGTAATGCTAGCCGTGCGATTTTGCTTTTCGTCGGGCTGATGGTGGCGCTCTCGGCAGTTGGTATTGACTTGTCGGCTCTCTCAGTAGTGGCAGGCGCAGTCGGCGTTGGTGTGGGTTTTGGCCTGCAAAAAATCGCCGCCAGCTATGTCAGCGGTTTTGTCATGTTGGCAGAGCGCAGCGTGCGTATTGGTGACAGCGTCAAGGTCGACGGCTTTGAAGGTGTTATCACCGACATCAAGGCCAGATATACCGTGGTGCGCTCGCTGATGGGGCGTGAATCGATTGTGCCTAATGAGATTTTCATCAGCAACCGGATTGAAAATTTCTCACTGACTGACCTTCAAGTCGTGCTTTTCACCACCATCACCGTTAGCTATACGTCGGATCCGGATCTGGTCATGACTTTGCTCAAAGATGCTGCAGTAGCCCAGAAACGTGTGCTTAAGGAGCCGCCTCCCAGCGTGAACTTGGTTCACTTTGCGGCGGACGGCTTAGAGTTTGTGCTGTACTACTCAATCAACGATCCGGAAAATGGACAGCAGAACGTGAGCTCGCTGGTCAATTTGCATGTCTTGCGCTCGTTACGTGAACATGGCATTGAAATACCCTATCCGCAACGTGTGGTTCATCTTGCCCCCGGCACGCTTAATGGCGCGGGCATGGCCTCGCCAACTGCACCCGCCGATGGCGGCTCCGGCCCCGCAATTACTGGCACAACAACGTTGTTAACCGATGTGGCCACTGGTAAAGATGCGGCTGCGGGTGATAAGACTGATGCTGCAGTTAAACCCGAACCTTATCGCTAA
- the tcuA gene encoding FAD-dependent tricarballylate dehydrogenase TcuA, whose product MKDVLVIGGGNAALCAALTAAEAGASVLLLESSPREWRGGNSQHVRNLRCMHDAPQDVLIESYSEEEFWQDLLKVTGGLTDEKLARLVIRASSNCRPWMQKHGVRFQPPLSGALHVARTNAFFMGGGKALVNALYRSAQALGVEIRYDTPVDAIEIVGGHFLSASSGAQRFEARSCVLAAGGFESNREWLREAWGQNASGEWPADNFLIRGTRFNQGVMLKRMMEAGADMIGDPSQSHCVAIDARAPLYDGGICTRIDCVSLGVVVNQDAERFYDEGEDFWPKRYAIWGRLVAQQRGQLGYSIIDAKAIGHFMPPVFPGTVADSLPELARKLGLPEAAFMRTMNDYNAACNHGQFDHTTLDNCFTEGLSPAKTHWARTVDTAPFYSYALKPGVTFTYLGLKVDETAAVRFAGKPSDNLFVAGEMMAGNVLGKGYTAGVGMSIGIAFGRIAGAQAARAVKQMKTTSDTEYAAA is encoded by the coding sequence ATGAAAGATGTTCTGGTCATAGGCGGTGGTAACGCCGCACTGTGCGCGGCGCTAACGGCCGCCGAGGCCGGCGCATCCGTGCTGTTACTGGAATCCTCGCCCCGTGAATGGCGCGGCGGTAATTCGCAACATGTGCGTAATCTGCGCTGCATGCACGATGCGCCGCAAGACGTGTTGATTGAGAGCTATAGCGAAGAAGAATTCTGGCAAGACTTACTCAAAGTCACCGGTGGTTTGACGGATGAAAAACTCGCCCGCTTAGTCATACGCGCCTCATCAAATTGCCGACCGTGGATGCAAAAACACGGCGTGCGCTTTCAGCCGCCGCTCTCTGGCGCATTGCATGTAGCCAGAACCAATGCTTTTTTTATGGGCGGTGGTAAGGCCTTGGTCAATGCGCTCTACCGCAGCGCCCAAGCCTTGGGAGTAGAAATTCGCTACGACACACCGGTCGATGCAATTGAAATCGTGGGCGGCCACTTTCTTTCAGCCTCTAGTGGCGCACAGCGCTTTGAAGCCCGCAGCTGCGTGCTAGCCGCTGGTGGTTTTGAGTCCAACCGCGAATGGCTGCGCGAGGCTTGGGGGCAAAACGCAAGCGGCGAATGGCCGGCAGACAATTTCCTCATACGCGGCACGCGCTTTAACCAAGGCGTGATGCTCAAACGCATGATGGAGGCCGGCGCAGACATGATTGGTGACCCGTCGCAATCTCACTGCGTCGCCATTGATGCGCGCGCACCGCTTTACGATGGCGGTATTTGTACGCGTATTGATTGTGTCTCACTAGGCGTGGTGGTGAACCAAGATGCCGAGCGCTTTTATGACGAGGGCGAAGATTTCTGGCCCAAGCGCTACGCTATTTGGGGCCGGTTAGTGGCCCAGCAGCGCGGGCAATTAGGCTACTCCATCATTGACGCCAAAGCCATTGGCCACTTTATGCCGCCGGTTTTTCCGGGCACGGTTGCTGATAGCCTGCCAGAACTGGCACGCAAACTCGGTCTGCCTGAGGCAGCTTTTATGCGCACCATGAACGACTACAACGCGGCTTGCAATCACGGCCAGTTTGACCACACCACGCTCGACAACTGCTTTACTGAAGGCCTCAGTCCAGCCAAAACACACTGGGCCAGAACCGTCGACACCGCACCGTTTTACAGCTACGCCCTCAAGCCCGGCGTGACCTTTACCTATTTAGGTTTGAAAGTCGATGAAACCGCTGCCGTGCGCTTTGCCGGCAAACCGAGCGACAACTTATTTGTCGCCGGCGAAATGATGGCCGGCAATGTGCTCGGCAAGGGCTATACAGCCGGCGTTGGCATGTCGATTGGTATTGCCTTTGGCCGCATCGCCGGCGCGCAAGCAGCGCGTGCAGTTAAGCAAATGAAAACAACCAGTGACACCGAATATGCAGCAGCTTGA
- a CDS encoding DUF58 domain-containing protein: MPLADQIKLTQHNVYILPTGPGLMLVATLVTLLIASINYQLSLGYVLTFSLAGSALVGMFMAHNTLRGLVMDLGSPTAQFAGSPVAMDIRLHNPDKSVRYALILAIKQSQKSKNTLVKTELCTDVPAQGSCSLQLTFTTQQRGLQRLPSVTIETRYPLGSVKVWAYWRPAAQVMIYPRPEANPPPLPLSTDMVSAENRHAEQAQNSADWGAIRSYRRGDPLKQVIWKKAAKADQSGDALVVRIAQPNAQKELYLDINQTGTLSTEARISRLCAWVLEAQAQGLSYGLRLPGLDISPAAGLTQQRRCLEALALC; the protein is encoded by the coding sequence TTGCCACTTGCTGATCAGATAAAACTAACCCAACACAATGTCTACATACTGCCCACTGGCCCGGGACTGATGCTTGTAGCGACACTCGTCACGCTGCTAATTGCCTCCATCAACTACCAGTTAAGTCTGGGCTATGTGCTGACTTTCTCGCTCGCCGGCAGTGCGCTAGTTGGCATGTTCATGGCTCACAACACTTTGCGCGGACTGGTGATGGATTTAGGCTCGCCAACTGCGCAATTTGCCGGTAGTCCAGTTGCCATGGACATACGCCTTCACAACCCTGACAAAAGCGTTCGCTACGCGTTAATTCTTGCTATAAAGCAATCACAAAAATCAAAAAATACACTCGTCAAGACAGAGCTCTGCACCGATGTCCCGGCCCAAGGCAGCTGCTCGTTGCAACTGACATTTACGACCCAGCAGCGCGGTCTGCAGCGCCTACCAAGCGTGACCATAGAGACCCGCTACCCACTGGGCAGCGTTAAAGTTTGGGCCTACTGGCGTCCAGCCGCACAGGTCATGATTTATCCACGGCCTGAAGCCAATCCCCCGCCTTTGCCTTTGTCCACAGACATGGTCAGCGCAGAAAACAGGCACGCAGAGCAAGCGCAAAACAGTGCTGACTGGGGCGCGATTCGCAGTTACAGACGCGGCGATCCGCTCAAGCAAGTGATCTGGAAAAAAGCTGCCAAAGCAGATCAATCAGGTGATGCTTTGGTAGTGCGCATAGCGCAGCCAAACGCACAAAAAGAGCTTTACTTAGATATCAACCAAACCGGTACGCTAAGCACAGAGGCGCGTATCTCTAGACTTTGCGCCTGGGTGTTGGAGGCACAAGCACAGGGGCTTAGCTATGGTCTGCGCCTACCGGGTTTAGACATTAGTCCAGCAGCTGGTTTAACCCAGCAACGGCGCTGCCTAGAGGCGCTGGCTTTATGCTGA
- the mltB gene encoding lytic murein transglycosylase B, translating into MKNLNLMNRIKPTARLLSRCALALAVTLTGSISGYAVQKKPVSSAASKSQKQDLSPFYAERPDAMAFADEMAARRDLDPAWVRSAIGGARNVERISSLMQPATKPFVKNWNAYRGRFINPGRIRAGVAFWNDNQASLMRAEKEYGVPAEIIVGILGVETIYGGNTGSFRVIDALTTLAFDFPQSHPRAAERSAYFKGELEQFLSLQNRRNASPFDQLGSYAGAMGMPQFMPTSINKYAVDFDADGQIDLLSPADAIGSVANYFKSFGWKTGMPAYYPVRFDTSILDMDTLMAPDILPTFSVASFGAKGAVLEGQALQHQGPLALVELLNGADPAQYVAGTENFYVITRYNWSSYYAMAVLELGQEVSRKRNSAGN; encoded by the coding sequence ATGAAAAATCTCAATCTGATGAATCGAATTAAACCGACTGCAAGACTTCTAAGCCGTTGCGCCCTTGCGCTTGCCGTCACACTCACGGGTAGCATTAGCGGCTACGCAGTGCAAAAAAAACCAGTATCCAGCGCTGCCAGCAAATCGCAAAAACAAGACCTCTCACCGTTTTATGCAGAGCGCCCAGACGCTATGGCGTTTGCCGACGAAATGGCAGCTAGGCGCGACTTAGATCCGGCTTGGGTTCGTAGCGCAATAGGCGGTGCACGTAATGTGGAACGCATCTCAAGCTTGATGCAACCGGCAACCAAGCCATTTGTAAAAAACTGGAATGCCTACCGTGGACGCTTTATAAATCCGGGTCGAATTCGGGCCGGTGTGGCGTTTTGGAATGACAACCAAGCGAGCTTAATGCGTGCAGAAAAAGAGTATGGCGTGCCAGCTGAAATCATTGTGGGAATTCTCGGCGTAGAAACTATTTACGGCGGCAATACCGGCAGCTTTCGTGTCATAGATGCACTCACAACCTTGGCCTTTGATTTTCCTCAAAGCCACCCGCGCGCAGCCGAGCGCAGTGCTTACTTTAAAGGTGAGTTAGAGCAATTTTTAAGCCTGCAAAACCGGCGCAACGCAAGCCCATTCGATCAACTAGGAAGCTACGCAGGTGCGATGGGCATGCCGCAATTCATGCCCACTAGCATCAATAAATACGCAGTTGACTTTGACGCGGATGGTCAGATTGATTTACTCAGCCCAGCCGACGCCATCGGCTCAGTTGCCAACTACTTCAAATCCTTTGGTTGGAAAACCGGCATGCCAGCTTATTACCCGGTGCGCTTTGACACCAGTATTTTGGACATGGACACGCTGATGGCGCCAGACATATTGCCCACTTTTAGCGTTGCCAGCTTTGGCGCCAAAGGCGCGGTGTTAGAAGGCCAAGCCTTACAGCATCAAGGACCACTGGCACTGGTCGAGCTACTCAACGGCGCGGACCCCGCGCAATACGTTGCCGGCACAGAAAACTTCTACGTCATCACACGCTACAACTGGAGTAGCTATTACGCTATGGCAGTGCTGGAATTAGGACAAGAAGTCAGTCGCAAAAGAAATTCAGCAGGAAATTAA